GCGACAGTTCAGGGTCGGCCAAGCGGCACGTTCGGCCGCGTGGGGTGCTTTTCGTTTCACCCACGCAAGTCGATCACGACCGGCGAAGGGGGAATGATTGTCGGCAACGATCCGAACGACGAGCGGCGGTTGCGGTCGTGGCGGTCGCACGGTGTTGTGATCGATCCGGTTCCGGGAAAGAAGCAGCCGTTTGATCTGGGGGATTTCGATGAACTCGGCTATAACTATCGGCTGACCGATTTGCAGGCGGCGGTCGGCGTCGCGCAGATGCGCAAGCTGACGGCAATTATTGAGCGCCGTCGCGAAATCGCTGCTTACTACAAGGCGCAACTGGGTGGCGAGCCGCATCTGATCGCGCCGGCGGAGCCAACGGGATTCTGCCACACGTATCAATCGTACGTCTTGCGCGTCGTACCGAACGGCGAGGAAGGCGGCGATCCGTCCGAGGCGGAAGCGCGGCGCAATCGGATAATGGTGAAGCTTGCGGAACAGGGAATCGCGACTCGACCCGGAACACACGCCGTACACACGTTGAAGTATTTCCGCGAAAAGTACGGTCTCAAGCGTACCTGCTGTCCGAATGCCTACCGTGCGATGACGGCATCGATTGCCTTGCCGTTGTTTCCGGCGATGACGCAAGGGCAACTGGAGCAAGTGGTTGC
The sequence above is a segment of the Candidatus Zixiibacteriota bacterium genome. Coding sequences within it:
- a CDS encoding DegT/DnrJ/EryC1/StrS family aminotransferase, with product ATVQGRPSGTFGRVGCFSFHPRKSITTGEGGMIVGNDPNDERRLRSWRSHGVVIDPVPGKKQPFDLGDFDELGYNYRLTDLQAAVGVAQMRKLTAIIERRREIAAYYKAQLGGEPHLIAPAEPTGFCHTYQSYVLRVVPNGEEGGDPSEAEARRNRIMVKLAEQGIATRPGTHAVHTLKYFREKYGLKRTCCPNAYRAMTASIALPLFPAMTQGQLEQVVAAVKRASEEISSTEVSSNKAIAYSQA